Below is a window of Chryseobacterium arthrosphaerae DNA.
ACGGCTACAGGAGGAATTACGTATAACTGGGTAGGTCTTACAGGAAACGGGAATACACAGGTTGTTACCCCTACAACCACAACAGAATATTCAGTATATGCATTGGGCGGAAACGGATGTAGCTCTGTGGATCCGGCTAAAGTTACTATTGAAGTAGTTCCGGCTATCGTTTCTACCTTAGAAGATGTATACGTTTGTGCCGGAGATAGCGGAACTCTTGATGCAGGCGCAGGACCAAAATATACTTATCTGTGGAGTACGGGAGCAACCACACAGACGATCACAACCAATCTGCCTGGAACGTATTCTGTAACCATCAGCAATGGAGTGTGCTCAAAAACTTTTACAGCGCAGCTGATTAATCCTGACCTGCCACAGTTCACCAATGTGGTTTATGATAACCATATTCTTACTGTTACAGCCAGTAACCCTACAGGCGGTACTTTGGAATATTCGATAGACGGCGGATTGACCTGGCAGCCATCTAATATATTTAGTGGGCTTTTGAACAATAATATGTATAATCTGATGGTGAGAGTGAAAAATGCAAAATGTGGTACTTCATTGAGCTTCTTTACATTCGTTATCAGCAATGCCATTACTCCTAATATGGATGGGATCAATGATACGATAGATTTCTCAGGGATCAGTGGTTATAAAGATTTTGCAGCTTCCATTTTCGACAGATACGGAGCAGAAGTATACAAAGCTTCAAAAGGAGATGTGGTATGGAGAGGATCCTTAAAAGGAATTAACCTTCCTACAGGTACTTACTGGTATAGGGTACAGTGGGAGAATCCGGCCAGCAAAAAGCTGGAGCAGCGATCAGGCTGGATCCTTTTGAAAAACAGAAATTAAATAATTAATAAAACCTATCATAAAAAATCTTTCAGCAATGAAAGATTTTTTGTTTTTATCCGTTAGAAGATTATAAATGGGTAAGATGGAAGAGAGGATCTCCGGAATTTTCGGGCAGTCACTTTATATTTGTTTTACCGTTTTATTCTTATTCCCACAGTTTCTCTAAAACTAATAACATTGATACAGAAAAGCATTGGCTATTCCGATACGTCGTTTTTATCAAATACGTAATGTTTTGAAACGAACGATGTTATTTATATTTTATAAATTGTCGTATTTTTTAATGAAGATTTGCTGTTATATGTTTGTATTTTTAGTTTTTTGTTATAAATAATATAAATATGTATGTGGTATATTTTAAAAAAAATTAAATTTGTTGAAACAAAAATATTATGAGAAGATATCTACCGCTTTGTTTATTTTTTACAGTCGTCTCGACTTTTTTATTTTCACAAAATCAACCGGTACAATCCAGAAAATCAGTAAAAGAACTCCCTTCTGTACAGTCTAAAAAAGCAGGATCTTTTATTGATGTAAATTCTCCGGCTTATATAGAAACAACTTATACCATAGAGAAGATGGTAAAAGATGTATTGATCTCTTCAGGAACCAATACCTGCCTTACCCCGAATGTAAAGAATGTAAAGATCACGCCTAATCACGCTCCGGATAATGCCAACAGGGCATGGGGATATTTTCATAAGGCTTCTACCAATTTCCCTTTTAAAGACGGGCTTTTACTTTCTACAGGGCTTGCAAGAAAAGCAGGAAATGCTTTTGAAAGTAATACGCTTAGTGATCCTAACGGCGGAGGATCTGATAATGATCTGGCACAGGCTACCGGAGTGTCAGCAGCCTCTTTAAGAGATGCTGTACTGTTGGAATTTGATTTTGTACCTACAACTTCTCAGATTAAATTCAATTATATATTGGCTTCTGAAGAATATTACGAAGGATATCCTTGTGAATATGCGGATGCATTTGCCATCTTACTAAGACCTACCGCAGGAGGACCTTATATCAATATGGCTGTTCTTCCTAATGGAGCAGGGCCGGTAAGTGTTACCAATATTCACCCGGCGATTACTGTTTATCCGGTGTGTGGAGCAGTTAATGAGCAGTATTTTGCAGGATATAATACAACTAATATTGAAACGAACTTTAACGGTAGAACAGTTCCGCTTACTGCTACGGCAACCGTAGTGGCAGGACAGGAGTATCATTTTAAAATGGTGATTTCCGATTTTAGAGATAGCAGTTATGATTCAGCAGTATTTCTGGAAGGAGGTTCTTTCAACATCGGGGTAGATCTTTTAGATCCTTCCGGTACAAAACTGCCTTCCGATATCAATGTATGTGACAATACACCTCAGGTAATTACAGCCTCAGTGAATGACCCTAACCTGGTATATCAGTGGTTCCATAACGGAGCACCGATTCCGAATGCCACCACCAATAGCATTACGGCAGTACAGCCAGGTACCTATACCATTGAAGTAAGTGTGCCGGGGAACCCTTGTCCGGGTAAAGCGTCAATAGAGATTCACGGTGGAACTACACCCCAGGCTCAGGATGCAACATTGCTGCTGTGTACAACCCCTGATATTACCACATTTGATTTAAGTACCGTGAAACCGGATATCAGTCCGACGCCAGGGGCAATCTTTAAATTCTATGTGAATCAGGCTGATGCTGTTGCGCAGAATAATAATTATATCCAGAATATACTCAACTATAACGGTAATGACGGTCAGATCCTGTATGTAGTAGTCTCCAATGGCAGCTTCTGCAGTAAAATGGTTGAATTGAAGTTGCTGAAGGAAACAACACCTACTGCAAAGGTAAAATCTTCCAGAATAAAAATATGTCCGGGAGAATCAGTGACATTAACCGCAGAAGGTGGTGATACTTACCAATGGAGCAACTTTATGGGAACCGGAAATATGCAGACGGTAACACTATACCAGACCACTACATTTACCGTATATGCGGTGGGACAGAAAGGATGCAGATCTCTGAACCCTGCAACCATAAGAATAGAAGTAACCCCTGAACTCACCTCCCCATTAAAAGATGTTGAAATGTGTATGGGAGATGTGGTTACATTAGATGCCGGAGCAGGGCCTAACTTTAAATATCTTTGGAGTACAGGAGCAACTACACAGAAAATAGATGTAGACCAGTGGGGCGTTTACAGTGTAGAAATTGATAACGGAACCTGTAAGAAAACATTTGAAGCTAAAGTAATAGGTGCAGCAAAGCCGTTCGTTACTGCATTGAGTTATGAAAGTATTAAAAAAACAGTTACCGTTACTGCAGAAAACCCTGCAATGAATAATTTGCCAAGCAGTTTAGAATATTCTATCGATAACGGAATTTCATGGCAGGAATCTAATGTATTTACCAGCCTTTTGGATAATACCAAATATACGGTCCTGGTAAGAAGAGTAGGTACCCATTGCGTAGGAAGTCTTGAATTCTTTACCCTGCAGATCAATAATATCATTACACCGAATGAAGACGGAATCAATGATGTGCTGGACCTTAAAGCTCTTGGGGAATTCAACAACTTTACAGGGTCGGTATATGACAGATATGGAGTTGAAATGTTCAGATTCTCAAAAGAAACCCCGGTTTGGGACGGAACAGTAGGAGGTAAGAGACTCCCAACAGCTACCTATTGGTACAAATTCAATTTTGAATATCCGAGATCGAAAGCTCAGATGAACTGGTCAGGATGGATTATGCTGAAAAACAGAGATTAATTGATAATGTAATATAATTAAGAAAGCCTTTCAAATACGTTTGAAAGGCTTTCTGATTTTTTATCTGTATAAGATATTGTCTTACTGATTATCTTTCCAAAGGTTGGCAAAAAGAATGAAATCTGCGACACTCAGCTCTTCAGCTCTTTTATCCAGGAACTCGTGTCCTTTCAAAGCTTCAGGAATGTTTAAGGTTTTCAGCGCATTGGACAGCTTTTTCCGTCTTTGGTTGAATCCTGTTTTTACGATCTGCTTAAAAAGCACTTCGTTCCCGGCCAGGCCTTCTTTAGGATTTCTGGTAAGCCTGATCACTCCTGATTTTACTTTTGGCGGCGGATTGAAAACGTTCTCATGTACTGTAAACATATAGGATACGTCATAATAAGCCTGGATCAGTACAGAAAGTATACCGTAATCTTTAGTTCTCGGTACGGCAGCCGTTCTTTCTGCAACCTCTTTCTGGAACATTCCTACCATTTCAGGAATCAGCTCGTAGTGATCCACAATCTGGAATAATATCTGTGAAGAAATATTATAAGGGAAATTACCGATAATGGCTATCTGCTCATCTTTGATGAAATTAAAATCCTGTTTCAGAAAGTCACCTACAAAAGTATTTTCCGTAACCTTAGGATAATTGTTTTTCAGATATTCGATAGATTCCGTATCGATTTCGGCAAGGTAAATGGTCTGGTCTTTTTCAAGAAGATATTTGGTAAGCACGCCCATTCCGGGACCTACTTCCATGATGTTATTATAGTTCTCAAAACTAAGACCTTCTACGATTTTTCTTGCGATATTTTCATCGGTCAGGAAGTGCTGCCCCAGATGTTTTTTTGCTTTTACACTCAAAGTTTTTTATGATTTTATTAACAATGATTTTCTTTATTTCGTCCCAAATTTCGGAAGTTTTTTTCTATTTTAGCCAAAAATTTTAATATTAATGGCTAAATCTGTAGATGAGTTTAATAAGAAAAGGCTTCGGTCCAGCAATATTACTGTAGTGATAAGTATTGCCTTAGTGCTGTTTTTGTTGGGATTAATGGGGCTTATTTTAATTAATGCCCAAAAGTATTCTGACTATATCAAAGAACAATTGGTAGTGAATGCCTACTTTGATGAAAATTATGACGCAAAAGACTCTGTAAAAATTGCGAAACTGGAGGATGAAACTTTTAAAAAGGTACAGACGTTAGCTCCTGTAAAAAAGGCAACTTATATCTCCAGAGCTATGGCAGCGAAGGAAGCTAAAAAAAGTATGGGGATAGACAGTGATGCTTTATTTGAAGAGAATATTTTCCCTTCATCTATTGAAGTTGCTTTAAAACCGGAATATGTAGATCCTGCAAAAATTGATGAAGCGATCAAAGTGATCAAATCTGTTCCCGGGATCATAGATGTGAAAAACGACAGTACTTTGATGGTAGATGTTTACAATAACCTGAGCAGAATCTTAAAATGGATCTTAGGATTTTCAATACTGTTTTTGGTATTGGCTGTGGTACTGATCAACAATTCAATCCGTCTGAAAATATTTTCGAAGAGATTTATTATTAAAACCATGCAGCTGGTAGGGGCGAAGAGAAGATTTATCCTTAAACCTTTTATCATAGAAGCTGTTATCCTGGGAGCTATTGGTTCCGTAATTGGTCTTCTTGCTCTGGGAGGTGTTTGGTATTACTTTACAAGTCAGATCGGTTCTGCTTTCGTACAGGATAACAACCAGTATTTCTGGTTAGTGATTCTGGTACTTGGTGTAGGGATTTTCATTTCTGTCTTAAGTACTATTTTCGCTACCTGGAGATTCTTAAAATCAAACGTTGACGACTTATATTACTCTTAATAATGAGCAAAAAAACAAATAAACTTTCCGCTTCAGATTTCGGAAATGAAGCAGAAGTGCCACAGGAAAACTCTTTCTATTTCGGACAGCAGAACTTCAAATGGATGCTGATCGGATTAGCATTTATTATTGTCGGTTTTCTATTGATGATGGGACCTGATGCCAATACGGTAGACGGTAAATTTGACCCCAATGCATGGAACGACGATATCTTCTCTATCAGAAGGATCAGAATAGCACCGCTTTTTGTCGTAATAGGATTTGCAATAGAAGTGTACGCTATTTTAAAAAGAAAATAAATAGATTTTTATATTTAGAGATTAAGAGATTACGAATTTCAGAGCATTCTGAATTTCCGGATTTCTTAATCTTTTAATTTTTTGAAAGAATATGGATTTAATTAAAGCAATTATTATTGCCATTGTAGAGGGATTAACAGAGTATCTTCCGATTTCTTCAACTGCACACATGGGATTTACCGCCAATCTGATGGGGCTTGAAGAAACAGAGTTTTTAAAAATGTTTCAGGTATCGATTCAGTTTGGAGCAATCCTTTCTGTTGTAGTAGCATACTGGAAAAAGTTTTTTGATTTAAACAATATTCAGTTCTATTTTAAGCTGGCTTTTGCTGTAGTTCCGGCACTGGTCCTGGGCTATCTGTTCGATGATAAAATTGAAGCCGTACTTGGAAATCAGATTGCAATTTCTTCAGTATTGGTTTTGGGAGGTGTTGTTTTACTGTTTGCTGATAAGTGGTTTAAAAATCCTAAAATTGATGACGAAAAGGGAATTACCGTAAGAAATGCTGTTACCATCGGTTTCTGGCAGTGTCTGGCGATGATGCCGGGAACGAGCCGTAGTGCTGCTTCCATCATTGGAGGGATGGCACAGGGGTTAACGAGGAAGGCTGCTGCTGAATTCTCTTTCTTTCTTGCTGTACCTACCATGCTTGCAGTAACCGTATACTCCGTTTTTGTGAAAACATGGGGTAAAGAAACTGCCAATCCACAGAAAGGATATGAAATGATCATGGCTTCACAGGACCACATTATGATTTTCGTGGTAGGAAATGTTGTGGCATTTATTGTAGCATTAATAGCGATTAAAGCATTCATTGGAGTGCTTAATAAATACGGTTTCAAACCATGGGGATGGTATCGTATTTTTGTAGGTGTTGCTTTGCTGATCTATTTCTATTTCTTTAAATAAATATATTCACATATCCATTCATGACAGCTGAAGAACTGAAATCGGGATACATTTTTTTATTGGACAAGCCTTTGGACTGGACTTCTTTTCAGGCTGTCAATAAAATGAAATATAAACTTAAAAGGGAATTTGACCTTCCTAAAAAATTTAAAATAGGACATGCAGGAACCTTAGATCCCAGGGCTACAGGGCTTCTTATTGTATGTTGCGGAAAATTTACAAAAAAGATTCCTGAGATCCAGGATGCTCCGAAAGAATACTGGACAGAGATCAAAATAGGAGTGCAGACGGAGTCTTATGACACGGAAAAACCGGAAATACTTCACCAGGATATCACTCATATTTCTGAGGAACAGGTGAATGAAACTCTGGAAAAATTTGTAGGAGAGATCGAACAGAAACCACCAGTGTATTCTGCTATTAAAATTGATGGTGAAAGAGCTTATAACCTGGCGAGAGCCGGAGAGGAAGTAGAAATGAAATCGAGAAAGACCACCATTCATTATATAAAGGATATTACAGTAAATTTTCCTTTGATAAGCTTTACGGTAGGCTGCTCCAAAGGAACTTACATCAGAAGTCTTGCTCACGATATCGGGCAGGAACTCGGAGTGGGGGCGTATCTGACCCAGTTAAGGCGTACAAAAATCGGGGATTATGCTATTGAAAATGCCACAGACCAGTTTTTAAATAATGATTTCCGTTTTGAGAGCTTATGAAAATAAAATTATCTCTTTTCTTATTGGGTTTTGCTTTTTGTAAAGCTTTTTCTCAGGATGCTGAGACGAAAAAACCTAAAATGGATTTTTATGTTAACCCATCCCTTAACGTAGGGTTTAATATTAATAATAAAAATCAGAGTAACAATTCGCAGTATATCGAGAAAAAATCCGTATTAGGCAATATGACCTATGGTATTACAGCCATCGGAGGTTACAATTTTCTTCCTAACTTTGCCATAGGAACCGGCTTGAAGTATAGCTTTATACAGGACAATTATCATTTGCTGTATTGGGTGATCCAGCCGAAGTTTATTTTTTCTCCGGGAGACCGTCCTTTTTATATAGACATTAACTATGGTAAGCAGCTGAATCATTCTGCTGTTTCAAAAACAGAATTTTGGGGAGCAAGACTCGGAATGCAGGTTTCCTATTCAAAAAGGCTGAGCCAGGAAGGAGGAATTGTTCTTGAATCACATAAACTGAAAGAAGGAGTGGATGGCTTTTTCATCGGGCTAAGCTATGGAATCTCTGTTTTCAGCAATAAAAATTATACCGGTTACGGTGAAGACTAATGGAAAAAACACGTATCAATAAATATTTATCAGAAGTAGGATACTGCTCAAGAAGGGCAGCAGATAAACTGTTAGAAGAAGGCAGAATAAAAATCAACGGTAAAATTCCTGAACTGGGCACAAAAGTTTCTGATGAAGATCTTGTAGAAGTAGACGGAAAACCTGTAAGAGAACCTCAGGAAAACCCTGTTTATATTGTTTTCAACAAACCGGTAGGAATTGTCTGTACCACAGATACGAAGCGTGAAAAAAACAATATCATTGACTATATCAACCACCCGAAAAGGATTTTCCCCATCGGAAGACTGGATAAACCCAGTGAAGGCCTTATCCTGCTCACAAGTGACGGAGATATCGTCAATAAAATCCTGAGAGCAAGAAACAATCACGAAAAAGAATATCTGGTAAGGGTAGATAAACCCATTACTCCAAGATTTCTTGAAAAAATGAGAAACGGGGTACCAATTCTGGATACGGTAACCAAAAAATGTGAAGTAGAGAAGATTGATGAAATGAACTTCAGGATCATCCTTACGCAGGGACTCAACAGGCAGATCCGAAGAATGTGCGAATACCTTGGATATGAAGTGAAAAAGCTGAAGAGAATCCGTATTATGAATATTAAACTGGACCTTCCGATCGGAAAATGGAGAGATATGACGGATGAAGAGCTTTCAACACTTAATGCATTACTCGAAGGTTCAAGTAAGACAGTCGATTAAAAGAAGACAAAATAAAATATAAAGGCAGAGAATAGGTTTCTCTGCTTTTTTATTGTTCTTATAATGGCTATTCATCAGCAGATTTACAGTTTATAAAATTCAGTTTTATATAATTTTCACACCTTGGTGTAATATATTGTGGCTTTCTGTTTTATGTATTATATTTATTGTAATTAAATAATAACTGAAAATTTTACACCATGAAAACAAAATTTAAACCATTTATTCTGCTTATTGCTGCTTTTGCAATACTTACTGATTGTCAGAGCGAAAGTGAGAATCATACAAAAGACCACAATACTTCTTTTTTTATTGACTACAGAAGCCTGAACGGAGCACCGGACGGAATGGCTGTCATCGACCTTGATCCTGACTCACCAAGATTTGGCAGCATTATCAGCAAACTTGAATTGGGAGTCGGAGTTTTGCCGCACCATATTTATTATAATAAAGATGCAAAAAAGCTTTACACAACTGCTTTAGGAGGGAAATACCTCTATCAGATAAAAGCAGAGGAAGACCAGAATGGTATGCCGAAACTGATCAGTGCCACTGCTGTTGATACGGGTGAAAATACAGTGGGCGAAAATTTATTTTTTACCAATGACGGACGTTTTTTTATGACCTTTATGGGAGGGGCAGGAGGCCTGAAAGATGGCAGTGTAGGGGTGTTTAACGCCAATAATAATCAGCTTATCAAAACGATCAAAGGATCGATAGAAACCAATCCGAATAAATTTATTATGTATCCGCACGGTATTTCCGTAAATGAGGAAAAAGGACTCATGATGGTTACCTCAACGATTCATCCGGATCTTACCAGCGGCATGGGGAATACCTGCACCCTCATAGATCTGAATACCTATGAACTAAAAGAAACCTATCAGGTAGCAGACTCCCCGGCAGATTTATCAAGTCCTGTGGAAGTCCTGTTGCTGCGTGGGAAGTTTCCGCAGTTTGCCCTTGCTACGACAATGCTTGGAGGTGATATCTGGATTGCACCCTATAATACGGCCACTAAAAAATACGATGCTTTCAGCAAAGTTTTTGACGGAAGTACCCAAGGGCTGGGATGGGCTCTCGAAATGTATATTGATGATAACAGCAAGCTTTACGTAAGTTTTGCAGATCCGGGTAAAGTGCTTGTCTTTGATATCAGTAATCTTCCTCAGTTGAAACTTTTAAAAACATTTACCGCAGATAAAGGAGCCCATCATATGGCATTCTTTAAAACCAGATCCGGAAAAGAAGTAGTCGCTGTACAAAACAATCTGTTAAACCTTCCTAATCTCAACTCCGGAACGATAAGTGTCATTGAAATTCAGACAGGAAAAACCTTAGGGACAGTAGATTTACGGGCAAAATATGGAATACTTCCGGAATCTATTGAAGGAACCAATGGTCCCAGCAGCTATATGCACCACTAAAAATAAAGTTTAGAATATAAGAACATCCCAAAATAGAATCTGCTGTTCCGGGATGTTTTTGTGTTTATTTAAATGCTTTTTGTAGCAGAAAGCACACATTAAATCTGGATTTATTTCACATACCACCTCATCCTTGTCTCATATTCCGGCTTGAGTTTTAAAAATTTCCAGATTTTCCTGTCGTCAGGATTACTGATCCGGTAGTAGATGATTTTATCCGCCGAATATTTAAAATAAGGATGATTTTTAAGCCATTCTTCAGGAGCCTCTGTCAAACTGTATTTGGGAACACCTGAGGCGTCCAGTGGAGCAATGCTGATCAGCTTTTGCACCAGCTCTTTATCAATATTGTAGGTATCCATAATCTGTTGCTTGTAGACAAAGCCACCGAGCTTTTTCCGGAATCCGATGATAGATCCGGCGCTTTTTTCATCCAGACCAAATTCCAGCAGCTGTCTGAAAGTGATCGTATTGAGATCTGTCTTTGAAAAATCTGTCTTTTCCTGTTTAAGCTCCTGTTTCCTGTCAGCAGCAGGATTTATTTTGATGTAAGGTTTCAGTTCCTGGAATTTCTCAGTAGAAATAACGAAACATTTTTGAAGATCTTCCGGGCTTTTAAAACTTCCCTTTAAATTTCTGTCCCGGTAATTGACAATAGTAACTGCCTGTTTTTCAGAAAATCCAAGGGCTTTCCAGCCTTCGGTATCCAATAGATTGGGATCAAAATAAGTGTATCGGATCTTTTCTTTAAACGAAGTATTTCTGATTGAATTCCTGAACTCTGCGGGGGTATTGACCGGTAGAAGCAGATAGGGTTCAAGCTTACTGTAATGCTCAGAAGAAATAATAAAGCACTCTTTAAACTTTTCTTTGCTCACAAAACTTCCCCCCAGGTATTTTTTATATTTTAAAATTGCTTCAGCCTGTTTCTCACTGAAGCCCATTTTCACCCAATCCTGTTCAGAATAAAGATCCGGATTAAATTTTCCGGTTACCGAAATACTTCTTTTTTCAAAACTTTTAAAAGCCCGGGCCGGATTATTCCCCGTATTTTCAGGAAGTAAGATAAAAGGGGCCAATATTGCAAATTTCTCTTCAGAAATTGCATAACACTTTTTCAGCTGTTCTTTTGAAACAAACTTGCCGCCTACTATGTCTTTATATTTAAGAATAGTGGATACCTGTTTTTCAGAGAACCCCAGCTTCTGCCATTGCTCGTGATTCAAAGTATTGGGATCGAATGCTGACAAATTTTCAGAGACGGGAGCCGCCACAATAAATTTAACATCAGGAAAAGGCTCTTTATTTCTGCTGGTATAGCTTTGATAAATTAAGAGGCCACTAAGAAGCAGCACCATGCAGGCCAGTTTACGGTAATAATTTTTTCTCATCATAGAGTAAACATATGGATAAAACCAATATGCCACAATGATGAGGGTTGAAATGGTTAAGTTTGAAATATAGATTAAGTATATTTGTTTCCAAAATATACTTATAGCATCTTAATATAGAATTATTTAAAGATATAAAGCACCCAAATGACGATATCCAGTTATTCTTCTTTATCTCCCAGAGACTCTTTAAGTTTTAAAAGTTCTGCCTTTACAAATTCAAGACGGTCGATAATGGTAATGGTTTCTGAAATCTTACTGTTGGTGGTCAGGGCAACGCGGGCTCCATCAAGGGTATAGCCTTTCTCTTTCACCAGGTGATAGATCATCTGCAGGTTCTTGATATCTTCAGGAGTGAAATACCGGTTTCCTTTTTTATTCTTTTTAGGCTTAATGATCGGAAATTCCTGTTCCCAATAACGTATTAATGAAGTGTTTACGTCAAATGCTTTAGCGACTTCTCCTATTGAATAGTATAATTTATCAGGTAAATTTATTTTCATTTTACGGCTCCTAAACTTCAAAGATAAAATTTTTTAAAATCTGAACCAAATATATCTTTAAAACTGCGGTATGACTTTTGTTTGAGAGCCTACCGGGGTTCTGTTCAGAAATATCTGAAAAATATAAAAATGAATATTTTTTTTAATAACTTGGTGAACCTCAAAACACTATAATGATATGAAACAGTACTTCTTAATTTTATTATTGATGATTCCTTTTTCCGGATTTTCACAGTGGACAAAAACGGAGCTTGGATCTAAAAAGGTGAAACAATCCCAGGAGAAACTGGAATTTGCAGCACTTTATACGCTGGATGCCGACCAATTCAGACAGAGTTTAAAGAATGCACCTTTGCGTTTTTCCAAAGAAAAGGGAATAACCATCTTACTTCCTGTTGCAAGTGGAAAAACAGAGCACTTTCAGGTATGGGAATCTTCAAATATGGCTCCCGAACTGCAGGCTAAATATCCGGACATCAGATCATATGTTGGAACGGGGATTGAAGATCCAACCGCTTATCTGACGTTTAGCATGTCCCCGACAGGATTTTCTTCCATGATCACCCGCTCCGGAATTTCAGAATTTATTGAGCCTTATACGGAAGACCGCACCATCTATGCTGTATTTGATTCCAATGCGAGACGGGGACAGGATAAAGTACCTTTTGAA
It encodes the following:
- a CDS encoding helix-hairpin-helix domain-containing protein, translating into MMRKNYYRKLACMVLLLSGLLIYQSYTSRNKEPFPDVKFIVAAPVSENLSAFDPNTLNHEQWQKLGFSEKQVSTILKYKDIVGGKFVSKEQLKKCYAISEEKFAILAPFILLPENTGNNPARAFKSFEKRSISVTGKFNPDLYSEQDWVKMGFSEKQAEAILKYKKYLGGSFVSKEKFKECFIISSEHYSKLEPYLLLPVNTPAEFRNSIRNTSFKEKIRYTYFDPNLLDTEGWKALGFSEKQAVTIVNYRDRNLKGSFKSPEDLQKCFVISTEKFQELKPYIKINPAADRKQELKQEKTDFSKTDLNTITFRQLLEFGLDEKSAGSIIGFRKKLGGFVYKQQIMDTYNIDKELVQKLISIAPLDASGVPKYSLTEAPEEWLKNHPYFKYSADKIIYYRISNPDDRKIWKFLKLKPEYETRMRWYVK
- a CDS encoding MerR family transcriptional regulator, coding for MKINLPDKLYYSIGEVAKAFDVNTSLIRYWEQEFPIIKPKKNKKGNRYFTPEDIKNLQMIYHLVKEKGYTLDGARVALTTNSKISETITIIDRLEFVKAELLKLKESLGDKEE